The stretch of DNA ACAAACTGCTTAGGCTCGGCAACCTGGGCGTGCACGGATGTCGTCGGAGTGCAATTTTCCAGCGGACCAAAGATCaccaggaaaaaaatgacCCAATATGGGCGGTGCCAGGGTGTTGGCAACCGGCTGCAAAATAGTCCGACTATATAAAGGGGGGGATACATCCTGTCTAAAATTTGCATATTTCCAAAATGAGCTCCCAGACACAATCCAAACTCGGATGGCTTACCAGCCTCGACGTCTCTTCCACCCCAGACAAGAGCTTTAGACGCTCGTCTATCATCGGTACAATTGGTCCTAAAACCAACAGTGCTGAGATGCTGGTGAAGCTCAGAAAGGCAGGCTTGAACATCGTGAGGATGAACTTTTCCCACGGTTCGTACGAATATCACCAGTCTGTCATTGACAATGCCAGAGAGTCCGAGAGAATATATCCGGGCAGACCGCTGGCTATTGCGCTGGATACCAAGGGCCCTGAAATCAGAACCGGAACAACGAGGGACGGCAAAGATTATCCAATTGACCCTAACCACGAGATGATTTTCACCACGGACGACAAGTACAAGGAGGCCTCTGATGACAAGTTGATGTACATCGACTACAAGAACATCACCAAGGTGATTGAGGCCGGCAAAATCATCTACGTCGACGACGGAGTCCTGTCGTTCGAAGTGCTCgaagttgttgatgacaAGACTCTGAGGGTCAAGTCGATCAACGCCGGTAAGATCTGTTCCCACAAGGGTGTGAACCTGCCAAACACCGACGTCGACCTGCCAGCGCTGTCCGAGAAGGACAAGGCGGACCTCAGATTTGGTGTCAAGAACAAGGTCCACATGGTGTTTGCCTCATTCATCAGATCCGCCAACGACGTGAGAGAAATCAGAAAGGTTCTTGGAGAGGACGGTAAGGACATCCAGATCATctccaagatcgagaaTCAGCAGGGTGTGAACAACTTCGATGACATTCTCGCCGAGACCGACGGTGTCATGGTCG from Ogataea parapolymorpha DL-1 chromosome VI, whole genome shotgun sequence encodes:
- a CDS encoding Pyruvate kinase, with the translated sequence MSSQTQSKLGWLTSLDVSSTPDKSFRRSSIIGTIGPKTNSAEMLVKLRKAGLNIVRMNFSHGSYEYHQSVIDNARESERIYPGRPLAIALDTKGPEIRTGTTRDGKDYPIDPNHEMIFTTDDKYKEASDDKLMYIDYKNITKVIEAGKIIYVDDGVLSFEVLEVVDDKTLRVKSINAGKICSHKGVNLPNTDVDLPALSEKDKADLRFGVKNKVHMVFASFIRSANDVREIRKVLGEDGKDIQIISKIENQQGVNNFDDILAETDGVMVARGDLGIEIPAPQVFVVQKQLIAKCNLAGKPVICATQMLESMTYNPRPTRAEVSDVGNAILDGADCVMLSGETAKGNYPLEAVSMMHHTCLIAEKALPYYTSFSELRDLTPKPCSTPETIAIAAASSAFDQGAKVVIVLSTSGTTARLVSKYRPNCPIIMVTRNPTSARYCHLYRGVYPFVYEDPRNENWIQDIENRLQFGIKHAIDLGLLARGETVVCIQGHTRGIGHSNTMRVLIA